In Mycolicibacterium phocaicum, one DNA window encodes the following:
- a CDS encoding Abi-alpha family protein has translation MSDDQRPGPRRRHAQWGPLSATFSPPAEPTSSLLPRSAEIGEALPGLVRLAATAWVRTAEWTLVAGLKTGRRALEIVADPTSAADSARELISGVAQAGAVFGDLAKAVSNGVSVSQAVVQVSASLSDTVTTTHDVSHQQEEEERQRKMEQSLRAQGQALLTRSRDVWNTERGHPAYARILEEMAPDEARILLLLLRGGPQPAVDVRTGGPIGMVSSRLVAPGLNMIGPRAGLRYLDNVPAYLNNLFRLGLIWFSQEQLRDPLEYQVVEAQPDVLAAMHSVRAHKVVRRSIHLTPFGIDFCRACLVAEDEDVAVLPEHQAPQTLE, from the coding sequence ATGAGTGACGACCAACGTCCGGGCCCCCGACGACGCCACGCCCAGTGGGGACCGCTCAGCGCCACGTTTTCTCCGCCAGCGGAGCCGACCTCGTCACTGCTACCCAGGAGCGCCGAAATCGGCGAAGCGCTGCCCGGTCTGGTCCGCCTGGCCGCGACGGCCTGGGTGCGTACCGCCGAATGGACCTTGGTGGCGGGGCTCAAAACGGGTCGCCGCGCGCTCGAGATCGTCGCTGATCCGACATCCGCGGCCGACTCCGCACGCGAGCTGATCTCCGGCGTCGCCCAGGCCGGCGCGGTTTTCGGCGACCTGGCGAAGGCCGTCTCCAACGGTGTATCGGTGTCGCAGGCCGTGGTCCAGGTCAGTGCCTCGCTCAGTGACACCGTGACGACGACGCACGACGTGTCGCATCAGCAGGAGGAAGAAGAGCGCCAGCGCAAGATGGAGCAGTCGTTGCGCGCTCAAGGGCAGGCGCTGCTGACCCGCTCGCGCGACGTGTGGAACACCGAGCGCGGCCACCCCGCGTACGCCCGCATCCTCGAGGAGATGGCGCCCGACGAGGCGCGCATCCTGTTGTTGCTCCTGCGCGGCGGGCCACAGCCGGCCGTCGACGTCCGCACGGGCGGCCCGATCGGCATGGTGTCCTCGCGCCTGGTGGCTCCGGGCCTCAACATGATCGGGCCGCGGGCGGGGCTCCGTTACCTCGACAACGTGCCCGCCTACCTCAACAACCTGTTCCGGCTGGGCCTGATCTGGTTCTCGCAGGAGCAACTGCGCGACCCGCTGGAATACCAGGTTGTCGAGGCACAACCGGACGTGCTGGCCGCGATGCACTCGGTGCGTGCGCACAAGGTCGTCCGCCGGTCGATCCACCTCACGCCGTTCGGCATCGACTTCTGCCGCGCCTGCCTGGTGGCAGAGGACGAAGACGTCGCGGTCCTGCCCGAGCATCAGGCGCCGCAGACCCTCGAGTGA
- the gap gene encoding type I glyceraldehyde-3-phosphate dehydrogenase, which yields MTIRIGVNGFGRIGRNFFRALDAQQAAGINTDLEIVAVNDLTSTDALAHLLKFDSILGRLPHEVRADGDTLVVGDAKITALAVKAGPAALPWGDLGVDIVVESTGIFTDAAKARGHLEAGAKKVIISAPATGEDITIVMGVNDDKYDGSQNIISNASCTTNCLGPIAKVLNDEFGIVRGLMTTIHAYTQDQNLQDGPHKDLRRARAAAINIVPTSTGAAKAIGLVLPELKGKLDGYALRVPVPTGSVTDLTAELGKSVTAEEINAAMQAAAEGPLKGILKYYDAPIVSSDIVTDPHSSLFDAGLTKVIANQAKVVSWYDNEWGYSNRIADLAAMVGRSL from the coding sequence GTGACCATTCGGATCGGCGTCAACGGCTTCGGGCGCATCGGGCGTAACTTCTTCCGGGCGCTCGATGCGCAGCAGGCGGCGGGCATCAACACCGATCTGGAAATTGTGGCGGTCAACGACCTGACCTCCACCGATGCGCTAGCGCATCTGTTGAAGTTCGATTCGATCCTGGGCCGGCTGCCCCATGAGGTCCGCGCCGACGGCGACACGTTGGTGGTGGGCGACGCCAAGATCACCGCGCTGGCTGTCAAAGCAGGTCCGGCCGCGCTGCCGTGGGGCGACCTCGGTGTGGACATCGTGGTGGAGTCGACGGGCATCTTCACCGACGCCGCCAAAGCGCGGGGACATTTGGAGGCCGGGGCCAAGAAGGTCATCATCTCCGCACCGGCGACCGGTGAGGACATCACCATCGTGATGGGCGTCAACGACGACAAGTACGACGGCAGCCAGAACATCATCTCCAACGCCTCGTGCACCACGAACTGTCTGGGTCCGATTGCCAAGGTGCTCAACGACGAATTCGGCATCGTGCGTGGGTTGATGACGACCATCCACGCCTATACGCAGGATCAGAATCTGCAGGACGGGCCGCACAAGGATCTGCGGCGGGCGCGCGCGGCGGCCATCAACATCGTGCCGACGTCCACGGGTGCGGCCAAGGCCATCGGTCTGGTGCTGCCCGAGCTCAAGGGCAAGCTCGACGGGTATGCGTTGCGGGTGCCGGTGCCCACCGGGTCGGTGACCGATCTGACGGCCGAGCTGGGTAAGTCGGTGACGGCCGAGGAGATCAACGCGGCGATGCAGGCCGCCGCCGAGGGGCCGCTCAAGGGGATTCTCAAGTACTACGACGCGCCCATTGTGTCGTCCGATATCGTCACCGACCCGCACAGTTCGCTGTTCGATGCGGGACTGACCAAGGTCATCGCCAACCAGGCCAAGGTCGTCTCGTGGTACGACAACGAATGGGGCTACTCCAACCGCATCGCCGATCTGGCTGCAATGGTGGGTAGGTCGCTCTAG
- a CDS encoding ROK family transcriptional regulator, protein MGAMVQSGTSVTPTVGEVFAVIRAHRAITRSEIGRITGLSRTAVTARIAALQAHGLVVEPDHAASTGGRPASQLTFNVDAGIVLAVAIGRSRTQLALCNLVGDILATTDINQEPGMGPDDLMPDLVKHLDALLDDSGHRGDRVFGIGLSLPGTVDQQRGASLDSPNMSGWDGVPLAPYFRGLTDAPVVMDNDANVIALAERRAGLADADDMLVVKASTGLGAGIIMGGRLQRGAVQAAGDFGHSKIAAAAGIPCRCGDTGCVEAIAGGWAIVRALRDDGYQVSHLRDVVALALGGDAKARSMIRESGRHVGEVLAAAVNLMNPAVLVVAGDMVGAYDVFVAGLRETLYGNASTLSTRTLQIVPSVHRERSGIVGCATTVLDHILSPSVIDASLESGTRGR, encoded by the coding sequence ATGGGAGCCATGGTGCAGAGCGGCACGTCGGTGACACCCACGGTCGGTGAGGTGTTCGCCGTGATCAGGGCCCACCGTGCCATCACCCGCAGCGAGATCGGCCGGATCACCGGACTGTCCCGGACGGCGGTGACGGCGCGCATCGCTGCGCTGCAAGCCCACGGCCTGGTGGTCGAACCCGACCACGCTGCGTCGACCGGTGGCCGCCCGGCCAGCCAACTCACGTTCAATGTCGACGCGGGAATCGTTCTCGCGGTGGCGATCGGGCGCAGCCGCACCCAGTTGGCGTTGTGCAATCTCGTCGGCGACATCCTCGCCACCACCGACATCAATCAAGAGCCCGGCATGGGTCCGGACGATCTGATGCCTGACCTGGTCAAGCACCTCGACGCCCTGCTCGACGACTCCGGGCACCGGGGCGACCGCGTTTTCGGGATCGGACTGAGCTTGCCGGGCACTGTCGACCAGCAGCGCGGAGCGAGTCTGGACTCTCCGAACATGAGCGGGTGGGACGGGGTGCCGTTGGCGCCGTACTTTCGGGGGCTCACCGACGCGCCGGTGGTTATGGACAACGACGCCAACGTCATTGCGCTTGCCGAACGGCGCGCAGGTCTCGCCGACGCCGACGACATGCTCGTGGTGAAGGCATCGACGGGGCTGGGCGCGGGAATCATCATGGGCGGTCGACTCCAGCGGGGCGCCGTGCAGGCCGCAGGGGACTTCGGTCATAGCAAGATCGCGGCGGCAGCAGGCATTCCGTGCCGTTGCGGTGACACGGGATGCGTCGAGGCTATTGCCGGTGGCTGGGCGATCGTGCGCGCGTTGCGCGACGATGGTTACCAGGTCAGTCACCTGCGTGACGTGGTGGCGCTGGCGCTCGGGGGTGATGCCAAGGCGCGCAGCATGATTCGTGAAAGCGGACGCCACGTTGGTGAGGTTCTCGCCGCCGCGGTGAACCTGATGAACCCCGCCGTCCTCGTTGTGGCCGGCGACATGGTGGGCGCCTACGACGTGTTCGTGGCGGGGCTGCGAGAAACGCTGTACGGCAACGCCAGCACGTTGTCGACCCGGACTCTGCAGATTGTGCCGTCGGTGCATCGAGAACGATCCGGCATTGTTGGCTGCGCAACGACGGTGCTCGATCACATCTTGAGCCCCAGCGTGATTGATGCATCGTTGGAGTCGGGTACTCGTGGGCGCTAA